The region catagcaagtggtGTATAAGTGTTTGGTCAATAAAATAGGGAGCCGATGGACAGGACCCCTGACTCCTGGGAGCTTCCATTCCAGTGGGGTGTAAGGTGTCATGGTGGTGATTATCATACCTAATTGTCTaactttcccttctttttaagaaatggaagaatTAGCAGAACATGGCGTATTTCTCCCTCCTAACATGCAAGGACTGACTGATGACCAGATTGAAGAATTGAAGTTGAAGGATGAATGGGGTGAAAAATGTATACCCAGTGGGGGTTCAGTGTTTAAAAAGGACGACGTTGGACGACGGAATGGGCAAGGTAAGCGACCATTTCTCTCGCTTGTGCATGCACATGCCTGAATATACCAGTAAGTATGAAagcaattctttaaaattaaaatttggtctCAGTATTTctgtacaaaattataaaacactgtgcTGTGTAGCCCTTGTGGTGAAAATCTAATCCATGATAAATTAGAGGCATAAAGGAAGTGTCTGTCTTCCTGCTCTTACTAAGTTGCAGCTCACTTATAAATATATTAGATGAACTTGATGAAATGACCATTTTTGTAAATCAAAAATGGTTGAGTAATTGGCAATTTTATATGGTTCAGCCTAATTATTTTTGGCGGGCACTTGTTGAAAATGTATTCAAAGTTGTGTTTGGTTATTGTTTGCAGATGTTGCAGTTGCTTTAGACACTCTGTGAGGGGGGTGGGAACGTCAGCACTGAGTCTCCACTGGGTCAAGGCCATGCCTGACTCTGGGGCAAAGCACTTCAGTGAACACTGGCAGAACACTGAAGAAATTCTTCTCTGTTCAGTATATGGTTGATCACGTGGaattggaaggaagaaaggataatCCTTTTTGATGACATATCCTTTTTAACCTGCATTAAAAGCTCCATGTAAAAAACTATAATTCATTGTCTCTAAAACACTGTTAggagtagaagaaataaaaccagtaTGCCTGCAAGGCCTTCGCaagctcaaaaatatattttttaaaatatcagggaTAATAGGAATTCTTagtattatttcctttgaatTGTAACCTGAAAAGTGCTTGTCTCACATGTCTTTCATACCTAAACTCATTCTCAATCTGGAGAAGTCTTTGCTTTTCAGAAGGAAttatatcaatgaaaaaaaataatatctcacATAAACCAGTTAACTGTTCATTATTCATCTCTAAACCAGTATATTCTTAAATTAACCATTTCTattctaatataaaattatattaatattttcaatgtctaattaatattgttatttattatgaATAAGATAAAAGATATTGAGATATTTAAGAAGAGTTTTAAAGAGGCTGTATATTTAATGCCGTCTCTCTCCCTATTTTTATAGCtccaaatgaaaaaatgaaacaagtttTAAAGAAGACTATAGAAGAAGCCAAAGCAATAATATCTAAggttagctttttaaaatgatgctCTAAAGCTTGTCTTCTGAGATAGAAACTCCAATTATGGCTTATCTCTcagtcttttctttccctttttcctcctttctcttcttttcctttttttccccccttttcttttcctttctttccctttccctttccttccctttcttttcaccTTCCAGAGTTAAAGCAAAGAAGTATGTTTGGAGTGGGCCTTAGCTTTCCCTTTTCCTAATTGCGACAGTATCTAAAATGCTCCCACTTCTCATGGGCAGACACATACTTTTTCAGCTGTGTAAACAGAGGTTCACGTGTACCACAAATATGAATTGATGCATGTTTATTTcgtttcttttacctttttgaagAACTTAAGAAAGCTAAGTAGAGGATATTTGAATATCGTGGCCATAGAATAGCTCTACATATACTTTATTAACATtgtaatatatgtttaatataaagAAGTTTGTTGTCATTGTCCTAAGTGTTTATACAAAAAGTATTTCATAGAGGGAGAAGCATAGATTATACCATCGCTATGCAGATAATGTGCATCTACAGGAAAAGAATTGAAGGATCTTTAAAGAATTGGCATTTGTgacttacttttatttatgtgttgGTGACGTTGATTATTACCACCGTCATCTGCAAGTTTTCTGGTTTGACAGTTGCTTTTTCTCctgctcttcctggcttgcaTGGCAAAACTGTTACTGCCAAAGCAATATTTCCCGAACTCTTCAAGCTCTTCACTAAGCTTTTAAGGGCCTCAGGAAAGGCTGCCCCTCTGTGTCTGCAAATATAGTCAAGCTGCTGTGAAGCCCTGCAGGAAAAGCCTTGGTTCAATCCAGTGTTTGCAAAATGCATTTGACCacaacagttttttaaaaagtattaataataactgcTAATATCTAGTCACATCAGCACATCAGAACGTGGTAAGAGAACAGTGGCCTGGACATGGTTCTGCACTTCGCCCCCCACACTTTCTGCTGTGGAAATCTTTCCCTTGTTGTATCACGTCTTCCCTCTGCCCATGTACTTCTCAGTGTGCCTTCCTTTGGCCTTCTTTCTCCCTCAGCATTTGTTTCTGTCCTGCCAAGTGCAGATTCCAGCCCCTGCAGATAACTCTCAAACTTCTGTCCTCTACCCATGACATCTTCCTTAATTGCAACCTGAATTTCCAGCTGGTTCCGAGATGGTTCTACCTGAACATCCAGCCAACACTTCGGGGTCACGCTCGGTCTTGTTTCCACACTCTTCTGGTTTCCACACTCCTCTCCCTCTGTATTCGCCACCTAAGAACAAGCACGTCCTGcgtgcttttctttttccagtacCAGAACCACCAGTGTCTTGGTTCTATAGGCCGAACCCTCAGTGCCATCTTCAACACTTCCCACTCCGTCACCCATGTGCCTTAAGTTCAGTCCATCTGCCCTGTGATGCCTCGAAaatccacctcctcctcccacttccaCAGCCACCACTTTATTTAAAGCCCTCCTATGGCCTTTTGTATTCCAGCACCAACTGTGTCAGCCTATACTTCAACTCAGTTCTGACACTAACCACCCTGAGTTAGcccagaccccacaggttaaagGCAAAGACCTTCAATTCTGACACAATTACCTGGAGAAGCCACAAGATGCCATCAGATGccacaagtttttgttttgttttgtttttcctaccCACTCcaccctgttttgtttttttgagacaagagtttcGCTCTATTGTGagcaggctagagtgccatagcatcaacctagctcactgcaacctcaaactcctgggctcaagcaatccttctgcgtcagcctcccgagtagctgggactacaggcatgtgccaccatgcccggctattttttctattttgagtagagatgaagtctcgctcttgctgaggctggtctcgaactcctgaccttaagccatcctcttgcctctgcttcccagagtgctaggattacaggcgtgagccaccgcgcccggcctcagatccCACAAGGTAAAGGGCAAGGTCATCAGCAGGACTCCTCTTACTTCAGATACCAGCCACAAGTGGGCTCCTCAGGCTGCCCATACTTCTATCATACCTGGCCGCAATTTGGGGCTTCCCATGACGCCCCTCTTCAGGTTCAGTCATTCACTAGAGGGACTCAGAACTCACAGGAAGCATATGCTTATGATTACAGTTTTATTGTAAAGGGTACCCCAAGagcagccagatggaagagacaCATGGGGGGACTGGGGTGCAGAGCTCCATGCCCTCACCTCGTGGAGTCCAGTCATGTCATCAGCACATCAATGTGTTCACCGTCCAGGAAGCTCCACTGAGCCTTCATGTCCTGAATTTTTATGGAGGTTTTGTTAAGTAGGTGTGACTGATTAAATCACCAGCCAAGTGACTGAGCTCCGTCTCTAGCCCCTTCCCCTCCTTGGAGGTGGTGGGGGGTGAGGCTGGTACTTCCACCCACTGATCATGTGCCCAGTCTTCCTGGCCTGGCCAGCCGCTTCCTTGTGCAAGCCATGGGTTACCACGTTAGCACAAACTCAGGTATGGTGAAAAGGGACTCATTgtaaataacaaaagacactcctgTCACACAGGAAATGCCACAGGTTTTTgaagctgtgtgccaggaacGGATTACAGAGACAGATATATTCTCTGTTATGTCCACCTTCTTCTGTGCTCTCCAGAGCCTTCTGCCTGGCCTCCCTCCGACTAGGTCTGTTCCACACCCGCTGCAAGCTGACTCTCCCAGCCTTACCACTCCTTCCCAGAAAGCCAGTCACTGCCCACGGCCGACGGTGAACGTGAACTCCTCAGCCCGGCTTTCGTGGCCAAAAACAAACTCCAGCCTACGCTgccagccctgccttccccttCTGCCCCACGCCGAGGGGGCTGTTGATAGTCTGCTCTATAATACAGACCACAGGGTAGCAGGCTTGGCGCCTGAAATCAATGGCAGTTACTTTGGAGAAGAACCATTGGATTCCTTTTTGTTGCCTGCGCAGTGTCTGGCAAGGGTCTGGCACGAGAACGTGATGGGTGAGTGGGACGTTGGTCAGCTGCGTTGTAGGTAACGGTGGCTGCCCGCTTTCAGAAACAAGTGGAAGCCAGCGTCTGCGTCACTATGGAGATGGTGAAAGACGCCTTGGACCAGCTTCGAGGGGCAGTGATGATTGTTTATCCCATGGGGTTGCCACCCTACGATCCCATCCGGatggaatttgaaaataaagaagatttGTCAGGAACTCAGGTATGGGGTTTGGGGCACTCTGGAAGGTGAGTTCATGTCCCCCAAAGCCCTCGGGATTTGCCTCCCCTCTGATGGATGCAGCTTTTATCTGTCGGCACAGCTTTCCGTCCTTGCCATGCTGCGCTTCCGAGCAGAGTTCTGAGTTCAGGACAGGACCCCGAGTGTGCTCCACCGGGTTGAGGGGTTTGGCCTCCACATGGAGAGACTGTGGAGTGGGGCCGTGTGTGGGGCCGGCGTCGGGAGTCACTGCAGACATTTCCACTTTCTTTGGCTGCTGGGAAGCCAGACACATTATTTGTTCCTATTTCTACCCAAATATCGATCCCTTTGCATGGATATTTGTGCTCTTAGTCTTACCCCTtgctttgtgttattttcttacctttatattccatatttctttgtttttctcacttaTTGCTTATCCTATTGGACAGTTTTTCTCTAAGGCATCGTAAATAGGCGGACTATGCAGAAGCAAAAAACAGGCCCATTCTGACTCTGTTAAGcaggagctgggcacagtggctcatgtctataatcctagcactttgggaggctgaggtgggaggattgcttgaggccaggagttcaagaccagcctgagcaacatggcaagaccccatctctacaaaaatttttttaaaaattacctgggcatggtggcatgcacctgtagtcccagctactcgagaggccaaggcaggaggatcagttgagcctaggagtttgaagctgcagtgagctatgacatcactgtactgtagcccaggtgacagagtgagaccctgtctcaaaaaaacaaaacaaacagaaacaactcAGCAGGCTATCACTATTCTTTCCTGATAGTAACCTACAAATCCATCTAACAGGGATCTTATGTTATGGACGAGGGTGCAGGTGACAGGACACTCCCCATTTCCTGGAGTAAGAGGTTAACTGAGTCAGGGCATGTGGTGAAACTTACAGAGAAGGCCCTAAAATCAGCAAGGACTTTGGCTTTGTGGCCTCCCATGGGAGGCATGGGGAGAGAGCAGGGGGCCGaagcctgtcccctgtcccctgccaggctctgctccTGGGGTGTGGCTCCTTAAACCTGGTCCTTACGATTGGCCCCAGGCAGGACTCAATGTGATTAAAGAGTCGGAGGCACAGCTGTGGTGGGCGGCCAAGGAGCTGAGAAGAACGAAGAAGCTTGCAGACTACGTGGGCAAAAATGAAAAGACCAAAATAATCGTCAAGATTCAGCAAGTACGTACTTTTAACATGtcagtattttttgttatttgcctTCAAACTGATAAAAATTTGCAGTGAATCTGAAAGATTTAAACTACTTGTGCAACCTACTATTTTGATCCTATTGGCTTGGGCTTAAACTAAAAATACCCTCTTTACGCACACCAGCAAGAACTGGAAGGAAACATGGATCCATTGGCAATATCtggagtttgttttcttttgtgaggGAAAGAATATGCCACGTTGACGTCAACCTTAAAAATATAGccacaagtaaataaatatgtttcttgAAATGAAAAGTACAGCCCAGAGCACTGATCCAAGTTTTTTCAAGCTGCTGATGCTCTGTAAATGAGGAGGAAGGGTGGGTTAGAGGCCTTTGAAGGGTGTCGTCACATCGAGCTGTCTTCCTGCAAGGCCGCCTTGGTTTTATGCGTGCTCGTAAGTCATTACGTCGTAGCTTTGGGGAAACCAGGCCCTCCACCATTATGTACAGCCTGTGGCTCTGGGCACCTTCTTCCCTCACTGGAGCTGCAGTGGCTGACATGGGAATGGCCGTGACAGCGATGGCATCTGGTCTCCATCCAGAGCTCAGGGCCGCTCAACACCAAGGCCTCCCTTGGTGACTCACTCTGGGTGATCAGATGTGGATGACTTGTTCATCTTTAGCAGTTGGCAAAGGCAATTATAAAACATTCACTGTCACTTCCGAGATTGTCACTACAAGAACACCTTAATCCACAATTTGCTCTCGCACTAATCTTTTCAGAGGGGACAGGGAGCTCCAGCCCGGGAACCTATTATTAGCAGCGAGGATCAGAAGCAGCTGATGCTGTATTATCACAGGAGACAAGAGGAACTCAAGGTACCCGGTGACAGATGGGCCTTCCACAGAGCTGGCACCCAGGGCGTAGCGTACCCTGCATGTCTTACCTGGGGCAGGTGGGCGGTGATGAGTTCtgcaggatggggtggggaggcgCTTTCTGGAGCTTCCATCTGTTGAGGGCTGTTGGGCCCTGCCAGGTGTCCTGGACGTGTCCTGCTTTTGGgcggcccagagcagggaggtcAGCCATGGCTTTTTTCTTCAATCTCTTTATGTGTGAAACAGTCTCCTGAAATGCCTTCctgaataaaatgtatttatttccagAGACTGGAAGAAAATGATGACGACACCTGTTTAAATTCTCCATGGGCAGATAACACTGctttgaaaagacattttcatgGGGTAAAAGACATCAAGTGGAGACCAAGATGAAGTTCACCAGTTGATGaagctttcaaaaataattagcTCACCTTCCTTTTAGGCAAaggtattataataataaaaaggacaCCCCACTACCCTGTATAAAAGATGTtgagatttctatttttcttagttttctcttAGCTTGAATTTTCAGAATAGTTATTCAAGGTTTTAGAACTTAATAAATACatcctcaaaagaaaaatgtgtaacttaatttttgttttgggacAGCTATTTAGTATCTCAGGgttttcttcaataaaatactaaaagttTGATTAcaaactttttcttcttcctgatgcctttgttttttatattctcaTGGCAACTTGGAGGAAATCTGAAGGACCTTTTCCTTAGCAAGTCCAGTGCTTGATATAACACTTCACTGCCAGTGACCACTAGAGGCCGCTGTGCAGCCACCCAGCCTGCCGTTCTCTTCTGGCTCTGTTGGTGGAGTATTTAAAGCCAAACTCTCAACCTTATTTGAGAGACTCCTGTGATCCCGCTGAAGAATCTGTGGCCAGACATCCGCCAGCCTCGAAGGTGAAGTTCACCTCCTGGTTGATGCCTTTCTGGCCCTGCCTTCCAGGAGTAAGGGCTACACCTGTGAGGTAAGTTGAGTGGCCAAACTCATCTAACCTTGACACTTAAATTCTTCTGTGGTTGCTCAGCTTCTCCCGTCTCCTTCATCAGAATAGATCCTGAAAATGAATTCGGACCCCGGTAAAGTGCAGCCATCCCTGTGGACGGCAGAGTCTGACTCCAGGCTCAGCTTCCGGCTGTCAGCGTGCGGAGGTTCGCCCCCAGGGGACGGATGGTGTCAGACGTGGGCTCAGGGACCATCCTCTGGACGCCCTGGACCTATGGTCCTGACTGGATGTGTTAGGACACCTTTGATTCCAAACACTCCCACTCCTCATCCCCGTAAACCATTCAGGTAGCCTACAAGCCCTGACAGCTCAGCATCTGAAGGTCGCCTCCCAGATGGCCCGTGGCAACCAGAAGGGGCCTAGGAATTTCCTCACGCTTGTCTTAGTGTCTAGGATCCCATTCCCCTAGTTAGCGAGAAAGGAGTGTGCTCGCCCTGAGGGAAAGTGAGGGACACGGGCATTTCCCCTGCCTGGTGCCCGAGCTGCCACCAGCCTGCACAGAGGAGCCACGGGAGCGAGGGCAGGTGGCACGGGGGCAGTGTCCCCCTGCTGAGGGGCACCCTTTCCCGGGGCCGGGATCCCAGACTTAATCACAGAACAGCATTTTCTAAAGTGGGCTGTGGCTGACTGTGCCTTACTCTTGTGGTTGATTGTCAAATTTTGTAAAACCAAATTTGCAtcgttttcatttttgctttgattatcattttaaatgtctCCGTGAATAGTTTTTGGCTTTGGATGATATAAAATTTGCAATAAGATCCTATGATTTTATTTAACGAGCATCCTTTGTCGGTGTTCAGTTTATGTGCGTTAAAATGCTTGTAAGAGAAAGTTATTGAAACCACGTGATCACAGTAGATCTTTTTAAGCACCACTCCTTCCGTTTCATTAGGAATTCTTACTGACTCAGTGGGGTCTGGATGCTCTAAGTGGCTGTTACACTTGTTCTCTTGCTTCACATAATCAGCACAACTTCCTAGCCAAAGAGTCTCTCACTTGTGAGTGAAGAGGTCGCTAGGTTGCCGGGACCACGCTACGTTACTGAGTGCTCATGTAAACAGGACAAGCCTCTCCCGGCCCTTCCCTGAGCTGGATCTGTTTAGACGCAGCAGGTCTTTGGGGTGTGAGCAGGTGAGAAGTCCTGCTCAAGCCGTCCACatggaaggggaggcaggcgGCCCCCGGCGCCCGCTCTGCTCACCGCGCTGCGTGTTAATTCACTTTGCATCCACCCGCTGATTCATCCAGGTCACGTAGCTAGTGAAGGTTGGGACAAGGGGTCACACCCAGGACTTCCCAAGAAACCACTTTATCTCAGAAGTCATCAGCTTAGGTATGTGGTCTGGAGTTCCTTTCTTTCTTCGTCGGTACTACTTTGGATCCATGTCAAAAGGAAGCGAGGTGCCTGTTGTGTGCACGGTGCCCATCTGGGTCTGCGGTTTTGTCCTTTGACAGAACTTGTCTTCTTGCATGATTATTTCATGGAGACCAGGAATGCTAGTAATAAAATTTGACACCACCTAAAACCCTTTTGAACGGCCAACTGACAGCATCGGGCAGTTTTTCTGTCACAAGATGACCCCGTTCCTTGGCAACTGCTCTGTGAAGAATGTGCCATCTAGCCTGAAAGGAACCACCGCGTGCTCGGGGCGCGGTAGCCGGGAGGGGGTCTGAGCTCTGCCAAATTCTCTGCCAGAG is a window of Microcebus murinus isolate Inina chromosome 1, M.murinus_Inina_mat1.0, whole genome shotgun sequence DNA encoding:
- the CFAP298 gene encoding cilia- and flagella-associated protein 298, which translates into the protein MVLLHVKRGDESQFLLQAPGNTELEELSVQVARVYNGRLKVQRLCSEMEELAEHGVFLPPNMQGLTDDQIEELKLKDEWGEKCIPSGGSVFKKDDVGRRNGQAPNEKMKQVLKKTIEEAKAIISKKQVEASVCVTMEMVKDALDQLRGAVMIVYPMGLPPYDPIRMEFENKEDLSGTQAGLNVIKESEAQLWWAAKELRRTKKLADYVGKNEKTKIIVKIQQRGQGAPAREPIISSEDQKQLMLYYHRRQEELKRLEENDDDTCLNSPWADNTALKRHFHGVKDIKWRPR